In Biomphalaria glabrata chromosome 8, xgBioGlab47.1, whole genome shotgun sequence, the genomic window ttatctaaAAAACTAAAGGAGATCCTAGTAGCAGTTTTAATGGCTTTAAATTATTCAAACTCAGTTTAAATATCATAACTCTTGCTTCAGTACCCTGTCTCTGAAGTATCAGAGGGCAGCTGCCTTCCACCACTGACATTTAGACATTGTTTATACATAATGCCACAATACTACAAGTTGAGACGTACAAAGacattattttaaagtattatttgtcAAATTATGAAGAGGGGAATAAGATtttaattacataaaaaaaaaatattgacttcATTGACTTGAGCTTCTAGACTGGTAGGAGTAGTTCCCAAAGCTCTTACAACTTTCAACTAATGAGTAAATCAGTCACCAGTCCAACAGATATTTACAGAAATTATTCAATACAATCTATTGGTACTGATAGTCttgtgtttttaattaaaatgataaaaaaaacctatatgtgtaaaataaaaaaaaatggaagaaaaaaaaaaagaaatatgtacAACTTTCAGAAATGTGACGACATAAATTTCATATGAAATGCAACAGCACAATTCTTATGTTTTCAGTTCTACTTGTCTGGTCAATTGGTTGAGAAACTCCAGAGTAACTCTTGTTGGCCTTTAGATGGGCACATTGCCAAAGAGATAAGACACTGATTCACCATTATGTGTTCTTCTGACAGCCTCAGCTAAAATTATGGAAATGTCCATCAGCTGAAAAGAAATTAAGAAAGACATTGCTATTAAAAACAATATCTAAGCAATAGCTACTGCTCTATTAATTTCAATTTTgaaattcttaatttttttcaatttgaattGGTCAATACTTTCCATTCATTTTAATTctcttttatttaatttttgacaGCAATAAATCTTTATGTCAGCTTTATGTCAGCtaacaatatttttcaaattaGCTCCAAACAAGTTCAGACAatgtctaaaaacaaaaaagtaattagATTGACGTACAagtcatgtttgtttttatttctgtactCGCAAGTTAACCAAAACATCTAAATGACTATTCAAGTGTTAGTTGATGTTAAGGTCTCCTGGTTAGGTACAATCTGTTTATTAGCCAATATTCAATCCAAAGTAACAGCAACATCAAAACTACTTCTAGAATATTTGCAATATACAAACCTTTTAAGTTAAAACACAAGTTTaaagtatatatgtatatatagcaACATAGTCACCAAAATCAttaaagggggtgggggaggtaGAGAAAgaataaggagagagagagaatagagaaAGGGATATGGAGAGGAGGTGTTAGTTAATGTTATAAAAGGTTATCCTCACTTTTGAACATGTTGAACCAAGACTTTCAACTTTTCTTAGTTGCAGTATGAATAAAACACCTAAACACTGCATTTACTTTCATATCTCAAATTACCCCCAAAAAAGAGAAAGGGATGGAAGGCTGAGTTCAAAGTGAAAAACATCTGGTACCAGGTCTTGGCACTTCAATCAGCCAACCATTGGAATGTGTAGTTCACAGTGCAGTGTAAACCATTCAAACTGCTAAATGGTTTCTGTTCAGAAATGTTGAAATGTACATTGTTTCACTGATGAAAAGTTATGGCAAACACTTTGTGATTAACAGCCTACTATTTTGatcaccaaacaaaacattgtccAGCTCATCCCATGATCTCCTACAGCCAACTGTGGTAAGGGGGAGGACTGAAAGGGGTGGCTCAATTTCTAAATTCCATTTCTACATCATGTCTCTACTCTATTGGTGAACTGAGCAATACAAGACTCTTTAGTTTTAAACACTTTTTAACTTGGTTCTCTGTAGACCTGATAACAATTTTCAGATCTTTAATCTTTGGCAACCATTTCGACCAAgcaaaagtaaattattttccacCACAAAGTAATCAGTGTTTTAGGTGGCTGGTTAGTGCGCATACAATCTATCAGTAAACATTTCTAGAAAtgtgttgggttttttttgtttttgtttggctatatatacaaatattgtcCTTAATAACTTTCCCTATGACCAAAACTATTACAATGAAAACTTTTCCAAGAGATGAATACTTTTTTATGTCCTATATGTCATCAAAGAGCCTAATACAGTTATCTAATCAGCAGTCACTGCATTCTTTTGCGAGAGAGAACCAGATATATAAATCATATTctggatttttttgtttaaattactcTGGCctggtaaaataaaatttaaaaaatgaagtctCTACATCTCAAGAAGTGATGATCTTAGATGTCTTCTAAAGAAgccttaaataaaataaaactcccCAGTTCCTATGCTAGCCTTACAGATGTTCCTGCAGTGTAATAATTCTCTTCCACTTCCAAAAGGTTCTTTTTGCCTTCCCATGTATTTGATACATTCTGGATTTATCATGATGAAAATAGTCCATTATTTGTTAGTAGTGATTCTAATTCAAACTTGGCCATCTCTCCTTACAAAATGACTATTGAACTTTTTCATTTAATCACACCAGGAAGAAGGTTGAGCTTTCTCTTATTTGATAATTGCATgcaaagctaaaaaataaaactttaagtTTTAGAAATGTTTACTGAGCTAACACTCATTTATTGATGACTGCAGAAAAATTGATAACCTACATTTTGAATTGAATTTACTCGGAAATTAGCTGggaaaaaaattgcattttaaCACAAGGCTGAGACTGTTTACCGTAATTGCAATCACTTTTTGCTGGcattatttttattgtctttAAATGATCATTTAGTATTACTGTGTATTTTATCTGAAGATTGAACTCATGTCAATTGTATCACACTTTTTGCTGCTGCAATCCATGTTTTTACACCTTTTCATGCATatcaagatgaaaaaaatggtttCCATGAGAAACTTCCTCTGATGTATCTGATAATGTAGGTTATTTATTTTCCACCTCTaatcaaataaatattcaaatgtgTAACTCCGTTACCTCTTTGTATAAACGAGTTGTAAGTGGATGGTAAATGAACTGCCATAATGCCAACCTTAATTTCCGACTTGacaaatattttcattcatcaaaacaaaaaagtaaattctGTACAATTTAAACAGCTTAAGTACAAGAAAAAtccaattaaaatttttttaaatgccaccGCCTCAGGCATCTCAAAATGGCATCTGGTAGAAAAATCACTCTCATATGCCTCCTTTTTCTTCTGTTGAAGTGCTGATCTTTacaatatttgatattttgaagTGAATCAGATTAATCTTGTCAAACttaaaattatctttatttgtttagtaaattatgtctaataaaaatcaaaattacatGTCACTGGATTGTCACTTGAAGCACAAGAttagttaaaaaagaaatttcaatcCAATCATAAGCTAATAGCAAGAAATATTGTACATCAGCCTAAAGGTTAGCAGAACATATCAGATGGTCAGAATCTTTTGGTTTGTGTATACATCCAGCTTCTAGATGgttttctttttgaatttttttaacaaatattattgTATTTAGTGATAGCACAAAATTAGTCgtgtaaaaatgaaaacattgattTAGCAATGACATTGTGTGGATTACTTAGTATGTGGGTGTACCTAGAAAAAGTAAACTAATCAGTGAGTATGTAAGTgtacaaggtaaaaaaaaaatgtgaacatcATAACAAAAGAACACAGTTTTTCTATATAGTGAGCCCTCGCCACTCACGCATCAGTTTCCCTTTTCAGTATTTTTAATAAGAAATTagcaaaaaataaattgcagatctttggtttttttttgtgtattttttttctcgattttctgcaaaactcaaaactggaaaataaaaatatgttatgAATTTTACATAAAGATAacctttatgtgtgtgtgtgtatatatatatatatatatatatattattaacatcaGTTCTAACATGATGCGCTACTCGATTGGTTGCTTGGTTGCATTGTATCCTACAGCCTTAGGTTAGTGCaccagagcgagagagaaattcttttttacttcattgttttaattaaataaattactacattttgtgtattttgtctACTGTATGCATGTACGAGTACACAGGTTCATGTAACATAAAagtgaaatggaaaaaaaaaaagggtgggagGGTAAAAAGCCCTCTATTATAGTTATAGTCCTCAAATACTTCATTTCTAATTCCCTGATTTCAGTTCTCGCGGATGGTTCTAGTAATAAACAAGGGTTCACTGTACCTTCATCCCTCAATATCACTGCTACTGTTTGTGTGACAACCACAACAAGAGGGCTGTGTGCCATGAACTGcttgtttgtattttaatgttataaataaagaAGCACAAGTTGAATCCTGATGACTTCCTTTGTTTCAGCTCATATTTTACAGTGCATTGAACGAAATcctaacaaggttacaaagacagtttgtgtggaaccACAAATTCATAATCtacccccaaagtggtccacccaggcaggaaaaaaggcaggtttcaatattttcagaagaatatcagtattaaattctatcagaagtggtccattCAAGCAGGTAAAAGgcagtttcaatattttcagaaagaatatcataataaaattctatcaaagcaaatgacagagaagaatggagaaagaaggttgacagatcctgtgtggtgctccaaaggtccagcagaccaagggataggtgaaagtgaatgtaaagttagatgtgaacctggcctaaccgatgtcttataatgagtatctaattgttttgtaaaggttcAATCtgttattcaaagcctcaagaaaaaaaacattgccgTAAAAACAAATTCCTGTAGTTTTGTGTTCTGTGGTGGTgtaaaaatgtagatctaggttaTTTTTAGCCATTTATCAGTTTTCGCGTGGAAACGCTCTGCAGTTCACAcggtaatatgaaaaactacttattaattgttgttttaaattatgtccaacttatttgcatagtaaatagattttttctctacaaaaaaaagttaacatttttttttgtaaatgtagtatttagtatgacagaacttacataacttagcaatacaattgtaaaaaaaatatattttttgaccaaatatctaaaaccatttgcatatctcccttactaaaaagcctctagtgtttgttactattaatagtgaatagttgtaaaaaatggtgtatatttatgaaaaaactgcttgcgtaattgatttaaaaaattagatttttcgctttcagaaaagaaaaaagtagctgttgcaccagaactttgaatgatctaaaatatgatgttcgattttcattttctcttctagtttctgagatctaaacgggacagacggacgaacagacaggccacacaaaactaatagcgtcttttcccctttcgggggccgctaaaaatcatttttcaaTAAAAGATATTTACTGCCAGCCCGAAGTGAATAAGACACCATTATTTGTGAGATTTCTCTAGacaaattgtttcttttttttttacccaaatgtCAAGATAAAGTGTGAAGCTAGATTTAAGTTTCCAATGTCCCAGCGCCTTCAACGCTCCACACAGCACACGCACAAACTTCCAGGCACCCATGACTTACATTTAACATGACATCAAATCCTTTAAAAGAGTTCTGCTAGGGTGATGACTGTGATGGTCAACAGAACAATCAAGCGCAGGACAAGGAATTTTATATTTGAGATGTACCTGGACTTGAGTTGTTTTAGCTGGTAGTAAGGAAAccttccccctccctcccatagcaTCCAAAGAAATTGGACAAGAACACAAGAGTATCTTATGCCAAAGAAGTATggagtattattattatctgaATGTTAATTGGTTTATATATAATACCatatttataaaaagtttttgtCTAAAATTTTAGATACAATTAAAACATTGACATCTTTCATCTGTTATTAAAACAAGCTCACTGACTTCTACTGGTTATCCAACGCTTTACTTTGATGATCAAAAGGTTCAGGATTGGTTCAAAATATACAGCTCTACCTTGCTAAGCTGTAAGTTGTCAATCAAGACCAACTTTCATAACAAatgcaatattttatttttgcactggctaaaaggtatttaaaaaaaaaatagttttaaatattcTAACGAATCCGATACAATAGAAGAATAAATGCATAAATACTTAATAATATTAGCTATCTGCACAGGACTTGTCATAAGTTCTAGTTCATTTATGAAGCGATAGGAAAATTCAGAATTTTACCCTTTTACTTCTGATGTAATAGGATTTATGTCAATAACATGCAAGTGTTGGTTTTCTTTCAAGCTAGTGGCTACAAGTCTGAgcgcaatttattttaaaattatctcccATATTTGCAAATTATGTCCAACAGCAATTATTTTCTAATTATGTCCCATAGCAGTTGACTTTCAGAAGCAGCTTAGCAAAGTGAAGTTGTATATTTCAAAACGAAACATTTCAACAACAAATATATTTGAATttcacattttctttaaaaacctAAATCAACCAAACATTATGCCATTGTAATATTCAAAAATAATCTTTCAcccttattatcatgttccaatCAATGAAAGCCCTTTAGCTAGGGAAGTATAaccaaattaaaagaaaattttactttaCCATGTATCACAACACTAAACAAGCAATAGAGAAACCTGTTTTGTGCACTAATTAACAAAACATTCAGGCTTTTTCATtatcagaaaaataaaaaagttccttttttcTGAGAATGAAGCGACTGTAAAAGAGATCTGGTTAACATGTTAGTTGTTAAAGACTTCATTAAAGTACACTCTGGATTAAATATTTCACAATGCCTACTACTTTAGGTTCAAAATAATGCTTAGCATTCTATAAactattacaaaaaaacaaaaaaaaaaaaaacacacagacTACAAGTCGGGGTCAAAAACAAAGATACCCACCTAGAGTATTAACCATCAGCCTTCCAGCATGCGCCAAGACAATGTAAAGAGCGGCAAGGCAACAATCTTGCgcaaatagacaaaaaaaatctagtccGCTGGAATAGCAGGCTTTTATGAGGATGAAAGACTATTTCATGACAATGGCgatgagaacaaaagaaaccaAGCACTAAAGTCGGTGCAGATTAGTCACAAATGGCAGGCATAGGCCTTTTAATATTCTAGTGTCTCACTAAGGAAACATAGGGGCttacaaattttgttttcaatggaaCATGCAACTGTTTATAAATATGATAACCAGTAGAATTGATTTTTGACATATTTTCGcccagattttaattttaaaaaaaattgtttcatgaatttacatattattaaataatgaaatttcCATTATCCAATTCATGGAACTATTGGGTTAGCAAAATATGTTTGAATACTTTCAGCTTTAATGGGACTGTTTAAGATATTTACATTCCATGAACGAtagtcattaaaaaatatatggacCATATTTTACTGGCTATTGTTAATTGGTTGTTCATCATAGAGCACATTAGTATGTAACAAGTGGCAAGAACTTATCCAGCCAACAAGACAAAGGATTAAAAGCCTTTAAATGTCAGCCATCAACACATCTTAAATTCATGTAAAtctaagcaaaacaaaaatgtcatcaAATGCAAAGAATTTTACAGAATTTCAATATTCCTTTGAAAGGGGAAGTAAACAGCTTAAAATTGAATCTTTGTTGAGAAAAAGACAAACGTTCCTACCTGTATCTTGGGGGCATCTTTCATACGCTGGTCTTGTGGTATTGTGTTTGTCACAACCACTGCTTCAAAAGAGGAATTGTTGATGCGAGATATTGCTGGTCCTGAGAAAATCCCATGTGTGCAGATGGCATAGACTTTAAGGGCACCTGCTTCCAGTAATCTGAAATTTGACAAGATCATAAAAATATGAGCTTTGATTTACCCTCAAAAACCATGTGGCATGTTCAGAATAGTTGGCTTCACCTAGTGTGACAATAGCACTGCCTCTGAGTCAAACCCCACTTGTCAATTTCAAAATGGTAGTGcaagtatttaatattttttgttctgtttttgaTTAGAGTATATCTTATAATGTTAAGTTTTATTTAACCTTTGAATCTTTTCTCCTGCACATATCTGGTTTTTAAACTTGATCTATCTATATGATATATGTGGTAGCTTTTAGTTtactatgaattaaaaaaaaatagtttaattttctCAATGGTAAACTGCTACTTAAAAGACacagacaaaaacaataaaaatgatGCAGTCCAGGAAATAAAATCAATATGTAGTCATCTCATCACTACAAATACTTTATCAGGGGTGCCACTTATTTTTCCAGTAAACCCTGAAACTTAACTTCTCACTTTGTATAAACCATGAAACCAAAATACACAAACCCTGAAACTTAACTTCTCACTTTGTATAAACCATGAAACCAAAATACACAAACCCTGAAACTTAACTTCTCACTTTGTATAAACCATGAAACCAAAATACACAAACCCTGAAACTTAACTTCTCACTTTGTATAAACCACGAAACCAAAATACACAAACCCTGAAACTTAACTCCTCACTTTGTATAAACCATGAAACCAAAATACACAAACCTTGAAACTTAACTTCTCACTTTGTATAAACCATGAAACCAAAATACACAAACCCTGAAACTTAACTTCTCACTTTGTATAAACCATGAAACCAAAATACACAAACCTTGAAACTTAACTTCTCACTTTGTATAAACCATGAAACCAAAATACACAAACCCTGAAACTTAACTTCTCACTTTGTATAAACCATGAAACCAAAATACACAAACCCTGAATTTAACTTCTCACTTTGTATAAACCatgaaaccaaaatatacaaacCCTGAAGTAAAGCACGTGCCAGCTCAAATGTTTTCAATTCAAATATTTAGAAGAAATGAGTGAACTGTAAAAAGTTACTTAGTTTAATTTGTATGTTTACATGCTTCTTTATTGTTCTTCTCAAAGGTAGCTAcgcacaatttttaaaaaatcaccatcaatgtttgacatttattttaacaaagatATTTTTGCACCCCTCAGATCTTAGATATGGATCTAGActgagatctaaatctaggaaCATTCATTGTAGAATGtttacattctaaaaaaaaaagcatgcttAGTGTGTATATTACGTGAAAGTCTCTCAGGTCATAAGATAGTAAAAAggtcaattttgttttatggtGGCTTCTTTGTATTATTAGCAAAGTATTAcaaacatggaaaaaaaaatttaaaccaaaatctaaatataccaaaaaaactatttttttttaaatagcagtGGGCAAAcccagagggaaaaaaaattaaactctcAAAACCTGAATTTTTGGGGGTATCTCAGAAAACTAAACACcattttcttctaaaatatggtaGAAGATTTAAGACTATTTACACAGATGAAAGTAGACAATTGTACTGTACTATGTAGCAAGACTGGGAAGACAAATATCTTCATCAAATATATCAGTATAAATAATCTTTTTGTGGAGAACAAAGGGAACATCTAAgatatgaagtttattttgatttttttaaatttttgttttgtataccAAATCATTTGACATTTGTTAAGATCATACTACCCACTTTTCAGCTGCATGACATATTGTTCCACATGTGTCAGCCATGTCATCCACCAAAATTGCTATCTTGTCTTTCACGTCGCCAACTAGAACCATAGCTGCCACCTCATTagctttcttcctttctttgtGGATCAAAGCAAAGTCTACATTTAACCTATCAGCGATCGCTGTCactctttggaaaaaaaaaaggttacatgCTTCACTGAAATAGTTTACAAGTGtaatgaaaattaaagtcagTATGAATAAATTTGAACAaaactttataaataatttttgaatgagttgtttgttttactcagcacatatataacaaaaagtaaagtacctttTTAccatctaaagggcagatgatgtaaaggccattttgtttctatggccaatggttaacgagggtgtcatgtggccaacacaacgaccaaccgttttTCTTTCcccaggtacacattagagcttaaactcaaaaaattaaaaagcccAGTCTATACTGAAATTAGAGCCCaggatccctttgttcggaagccaagcatttaACCACTTGGCCACCACAgcacccccccccttcttcaATCACAggtagaacaaacaaaaatgctaaaattaaatatttataggtAACATGAATGCCAAGAGTTTCGCTACataagctcattattcataaacaGAGAGAGCATCATGTTTACAAATATACCAGCATGTAAGTATCAATCTATCACCAAGAAGGAATCAATAACTTGCCCAGTCAATAGGTTTAGAACAatgactaaacaaaaaattgtgtttCAAAGAGACTATAGACAGCTGTTGTGCATACCTTTTGGCTCCACCTGCATCTGGTGAGACTATGGTACAGTTTCGCCAGTCAGTGATGTTCTCCTTTATCCATTTCAATACTGCAGGCTCGGCATACAAGTTATCAACAGGGATATCAAAGAACccctaagaaagaaaaaaagaacaataaaatgattttaatgtAAGATTATAGTTTCTAAGCCATACTGAAACAGTATATGTACAACAATGTACTTACAAACTCTTTATAATGTGGTTTGAAACATAAAAGCACTATCTTAATGATCTTTCTTTTGGAACATCTATAGTTTACACAAGAAAAGGTTCTGTAGACCTACAAACTGTGTGAGATCCACCAGGAAGTTAAAGGATCTCAATCATTGACAATGGGGTctgaaacataattaaaaaaggAGGAGTGGACGTACCTGAATTTGTGACGCATGCAAGTCCATGGTGATAATGTGGTCAGCCCCAGATGTTGATAACATATTGGCCACAAGTTTAGCAGAAATAGGTGCTCGACTCTGTATTACAGTATCAAAGAATGCAAATAAAATTTATCATTAAgcacaataataaaattaatttaagaaGGGGAATCCTTAGAAatagaatgtatttatttatacatatttaagtattttatttggtcttattattaattgtttttaaagactaataacatttaaattcatatttaaaaagagaatgttttttttaatgaatacaaATTATGATGGATAAACTCAAAAAGGATGGagagttttaataataatatttaaaataaaaacatcaccAGTTATGATTAATATTTAGTAAGATTAACAATACAAGTTGAAATATCCCACTCACCCAGCCCCAAGCACATACTTTctacaaatattaaatattttgatttttatctCATAATGCTAATTTGTCTATGTACATGATTTATTAATTCAATTTGTTAAGTTTTAACTCAGgctaaaaacaaatgtaaaatgcTTGAATAAATCTTTGTAAgaactttttcttttccaaaagtcAATCCAGCATAGAATTAACCAGAAAGGTCACAACTTACAGTAGAGCTTGAATCAATAATTAACACAAAAAGTCCACATGATCACATGGATATATATAAAAagcttccctttcagaccacaagaaagatgacgcttactatatgctatcccgacaagaccaacgcctaatctttcgactcaggaccggacacaacagaatgcgacaacacatgtaccggaagctcaaaattggagccagtgaaatctgcccatgtggagtatcaccagagaatgccgaccacgtcctccaaaactgctctctttaccaagaggcccatataagacattggccccaaatcaccccagtagaaagaaaactatatggagagctccctgatttggaaaccactgcgcagttcatctcatgtattggtctagtcatcagaACACTCCagcataacaatgagaacgaagaagaagaagaccttgtggtctatagggcagatgatgtaaaggtcatctgtttctttggcctacggttaacaagaatgtcatgtggccaacatagcgaccaaccggctttacttttccccagctaatgtcaggtaccacttagagctgggtggactaaggggcgcccaaggatcccaaaattaaaactcacagtcttcaccaggattcgaacccgggacccccggtttagaagccaagcgcttaaccgctcagccaccactccTCCTATGGATATTTGTACATGTCACTaaaagcttaattttttttttaaaggaatatctaaaaacataaaagaagaAGACCCAGAGAGACTTAAGAACTAAAATAATTGCAAGTTTGCTCTTTTTACAGAGTAATAAAGTATTAAGTAATTATAACAATAGCAGTTATATTAACTTAGTTTCAAAGCAGCTTAGAAACTGTTTAGACATGGAACAGCTGGCACAACTACTACAATAATTTAGCTATGTGACACAGGTGGTGGATTCATTAATTAAAACAATACATCAGGTGGCTTCACTAATGTTAACAATTATAGAAAAATTAGGTATATTTTAGTTATCAATTTAGCACATAATAAAGAAACAACAGAAttttcttgaaaatattcttttttattaatgtGTAAGTGTTTAGAGCAAAGTGAAAAAATTTACTAATAAATAGTTTGAATAATCTTTGttaaatatgtaaattaaaaaaaacaacaccctcAAGGTTACATGGTGAAGATGTATTTATGGAACATGAAAGCCAGCAAACCAGATTTCtaattaaaagcaaaataatgGAAAAGAAGGATTAGATTTctttacttgttgtttttttcttatatatttaattagattttaaaataaaaaattaatgtgtATTTCAATTTACTTTCATTTGCTGTcctacattaataaaaaaaaaaaaaatatttttttttatccaattcCTCTCAATCTAATGCCAGGACTAAacctcattttaaaaaatgcatcaTGAGAATTCATAgcttttatatttacattttgtataaaagttaagaaaaatataaatgctgtAACTATTGTATAGGTCAACCTTGTATATGTTTCCTTGTGGGCCATTAATCTGATATTAGAAAAAGCAATTAAAATgttatacaactagaagaagcatctcgaccagcaggacttgaggtcaatgacagtaaaaccaagtacatcacaatgacaagagacaatcaaacagagggacaaaatatcaaaatcaaagaccacgaatttgaaaacgtccaaactttcaaatatctaggaagtactattaatttcaaaaatgacctactaacagaaataaaggaaagaatagcagcaggcaacagggcattttatagcacccaccatttacttaagagcaaaactatttcaaggaaaaccaagaaaataatatacaaaaccataataagaccagcagcaatgtatggaagtgagacctggacactgacgaagacatctgaaaatttacttaacacttgggaaagaaaaattcttaggaaaatctatggtgccatatatgatgaaacagggtggaggacaagcactaaccatgagttatatcaattatatgaagacccaccaatagtgaacgaaataaaaaagaacagactacgttgggcaggtcatcttgaaagaatgtcagacaacagaggggcgaaaatcgtatacaggcaaaaactaaaaggcaggcgacccaaaggcagaccccgaatgcgatggatagatgacgtggaagcagatctgaagcagcttggggttagggcatgGAGacaaaaggcccaggagagatctgaatggaaggatgtgttaa contains:
- the LOC106056791 gene encoding ribose-phosphate pyrophosphokinase 1 isoform X2 — protein: MYNVDKSSANLEEPRSKSSIDFERKMPNIKVFSGTSHPELTQKICSRLGLEPGKVITKKFSNGECCVEIGESVRGEDVFIVQSGCKEVNDMLMELLIMINACKIASASRVTAVIPCFPYARQDKKDKSRAPISAKLVANMLSTSGADHIITMDLHASQIQGFFDIPVDNLYAEPAVLKWIKENITDWRNCTIVSPDAGGAKRVTAIADRLNVDFALIHKERKKANEVAAMVLVGDVKDKIAILVDDMADTCGTICHAAEKLLEAGALKVYAICTHGIFSGPAISRINNSSFEAVVVTNTIPQDQRMKDAPKIQLMDISIILAEAVRRTHNGESVSYLFGNVPI
- the LOC106056791 gene encoding ribose-phosphate pyrophosphokinase 1 isoform X1 translates to MYNVDKSSANLEEPRSKSSIDFERKMPNIKVFSGTSHPELTQKICSRLGLEPGKVITKKFSNGECCVEIGESVRGEDVFIVQSGCKEVNDMLMELLIMINACKIASASRVTAVIPCFPYARQDKKDKSRAPISAKLVANMLSTSGADHIITMDLHASQIQGFFDIPVDNLYAEPAVLKWIKENITDWRNCTIVSPDAGGAKRVTAIADRLNVDFALIHKERKKANEVAAMVLVGDVKDKIAILVDDMADTCGTICHAAEKLLEAGALKVYAICTHGIFSGPAISRINNSSFEAVVVTNTIPQDQRMKDAPKIQCQDISIILAEAIRRTHNGESVSYLFSNVPM